From one Longimicrobium sp. genomic stretch:
- a CDS encoding bifunctional UDP-3-O-[3-hydroxymyristoyl] N-acetylglucosamine deacetylase/3-hydroxyacyl-ACP dehydratase codes for MPTTPRQNTIARGGELEGVGLHTGAPVRMRISPAAVGTGVVFRRTDLEGAADVPAHVSHVVSTDRGTTLGVGEARVHTTEHLLSAVVARGIDNLLVELDGPEPPAMDGSARCFDDLLAGCGAEEQDAPAKVIAVDETFQVTKGSAEFVVAPSPNFRVSTTVEFDHPAVGRQYGSFRVEADPFSREVAPARTFCFEREVQDLFARGLGKGGSTLNAIVLTDEGGVMGGTELRWADEFVRHKTLDLIGDLALVGARLQAHVIAEKPGHKANVALAAELVERAARKALTRPMLSIEQIFQYLPHRYPFLLVDRIVEFEERRRIVGLKNVTINEPFFVGHFPGRPVMPGVLIIEAMAQVGGLLVLEQMENMDDKVIYFMSLDNVKWRRPVIPGDQIRFEVEILQIRGPNCRMKGVGTVDGHVVAEAEMMARVVDK; via the coding sequence ATGCCGACGACGCCGAGACAGAACACGATCGCCCGCGGGGGCGAGCTGGAGGGGGTGGGGCTGCACACGGGCGCGCCGGTGCGCATGCGCATCTCGCCCGCGGCGGTGGGGACGGGGGTGGTCTTCCGGCGCACCGACCTGGAGGGGGCGGCCGACGTGCCCGCGCACGTCTCCCACGTGGTGAGCACCGACCGCGGCACCACGCTGGGGGTGGGCGAGGCGCGGGTGCACACCACCGAGCACCTCCTCTCGGCCGTGGTGGCGCGCGGGATCGACAACCTGCTGGTGGAGCTGGACGGCCCCGAGCCGCCGGCCATGGACGGCAGCGCCCGCTGCTTCGACGACCTGCTGGCCGGCTGCGGCGCGGAGGAGCAGGACGCGCCCGCGAAGGTGATCGCCGTCGACGAGACGTTCCAGGTGACGAAGGGCTCGGCGGAGTTCGTGGTGGCGCCCTCGCCCAACTTCCGCGTGTCGACCACGGTGGAGTTCGACCACCCGGCGGTGGGGCGGCAGTACGGCTCCTTCCGGGTGGAGGCCGACCCGTTCTCGCGCGAGGTGGCGCCGGCGCGCACCTTCTGCTTCGAGCGCGAGGTGCAGGACCTGTTCGCGCGGGGCCTGGGCAAGGGCGGCTCGACGCTGAACGCGATCGTGCTGACCGACGAGGGCGGGGTGATGGGGGGGACGGAGCTGCGCTGGGCCGACGAGTTCGTGCGCCACAAGACGCTGGACCTGATCGGCGACCTGGCGCTGGTGGGGGCGCGGCTGCAGGCGCACGTGATCGCGGAGAAGCCGGGGCACAAGGCGAACGTGGCGCTCGCCGCGGAGCTGGTGGAGCGCGCGGCGCGCAAGGCGCTCACCCGGCCCATGCTCTCCATCGAGCAGATCTTCCAGTACCTGCCGCACCGCTACCCCTTCCTCCTGGTCGACCGCATCGTGGAGTTCGAGGAGCGGCGCCGGATCGTGGGGCTCAAGAACGTGACCATCAACGAGCCGTTCTTCGTGGGCCACTTCCCCGGCCGGCCGGTGATGCCGGGGGTGCTGATCATCGAGGCGATGGCGCAGGTGGGCGGGCTGCTGGTGCTGGAGCAGATGGAGAACATGGACGACAAGGTGATCTACTTCATGTCGCTGGACAACGTGAAGTGGCGCCGCCCCGTGATCCCGGGCGACCAGATCCGCTTCGAGGTGGAGATCCTGCAGATCCGCGGCCCCAACTGCCGGATGAAGGGAGTGGGGACGGTGGACGGGCACGTGGTGGCCGAGGCCGAGATGATGGCCCGGGTCGTAGACAAGTGA